Within Kineosporia sp. NBRC 101731, the genomic segment ATGGGGTGGTTGCTGTTCGCCGCCGGCCTGGACGATCACCACATCGAGCAGACCCTGTGGCGGGCCCAGGCGGCCCGCAGCGACATCGAGATCGGGTTGCTCGGAGCCCGTCACGACCGGCGGCGGGCCGAGCGCTGGATCCGCCGGGGGTGTGCCGTCTATCTCGAACTGGAGACCAGCCCGAGACGGGTGATCGAGGCGATGGACCTGGTGCACCGGTTGCGGGTACGGGTCATCGACTCGATCTTCCACGAGGGGCAGCACACCGGTCTCTCCCTGCCCCGGGTGGGGCTCACACGACGTGAGAGAGACGTTTTGCAATTGCTCGATCACGGTCACCGGAACAGCGAGATCGCGGGTTTCCTGCATATCAGCGAGAATACCGTCGAGTATCACATCCGGCACATTCTCCAGAAGCTCGGGGTACGTAATCGGATGGAGGCCTGTCGTCAGGCCACCGTGCTCGGGCTCATTTAGTTTTCGGATTTCTCGCTATTCCAGGTGGACTTTAGGAATGGCCCTGTCCAGGGGTCCCGGCAGCCACCAGTTCCACCGACCGGCCAGTGTCATCACCGCGGGTACGAGCACCATCCGGATCACGGTGGCGTCAAGGGTCACGGCGACGGCGAGAGCGAAGCCCATCTGCTTGAGCTCCAGTACGTCGGCCACCAGGAAGCTGCCGAAGACCACCATCATGATCGCCGCGGCTGCGGTGATCTGGCGGCCCGTGTGGCTGAGGGCGGTGGCGACCGTGACCACGTGGTCGTGCGAGCGGTCCCACTCCTCCTTCATGCGCCCGACCAGGAAGACCTCGTAATCCATCGAGAGCCCGAAGAGCAGGGCGAAGAGGGTGACCGGCAGGTAGGCCTGCAGGGTGCCCACGTTGCTGAACCCGAGCAGCGACTCGCCGTGGCCCTCCTGGAACACGAACACGGTCAGGCCCAGGGCCGCGCAGGTGGCCAGCAGGTTCATCACCGCGGCCTTGAGCGGGAGCAGGATGCTGCGGAACACCACGAGCAGGTAGAGGAACGACAGCCCGAGCACGATCGAGATCACCAGGGGCAGCTTGGCGGTGGTCTCGTCGCTGAGGTCCACGTACTGCGCGGTGAGCCCACCCACCAGGAACGTGGCGCCGGTGCCGGCCAGGGCCCTCGGCAGGATGTCGTCACGCAGGTCGCGCACCAGCTGCATGGCGCCGACCGAGTCGATCGGCACGTCGGCCACCACGGTGAGCAGCAGATGGCGGCCCCCGGTGTCCAGGTCGACGAGCTGGCCCAGGTCGGTTCGGAGGGCGGCGTCCCGGGCGGCGGCGCGCAGGGCGGGGGCGTCGTGACGGCCCGCCGCCTGGTCGAGTGCCTCGGTCGGCGAGACGATCTCGGCCACCGAGGCATTCGCCCGCAGGGAGTCGCCCAGAGAGGCCACGGCATTCAGGTCGGCCGTGGTGATGCCCCCGGGCCCGGCGTCGATGACGATCTGTACCGGGGCGACGGCCCCCGGGGTGAAGGTGGCGGCCACGATCTGCTGCGCCCGGCCGGAGTCGGTCTTGCCCAGCGCGTTGAGGCCGAGGTCGAGGCCCAGCTTGATCCCGCCCAGCGGCAGGGCCATCACCACGAGCAGCACGATGCTGGTGCCCGCGAACAGCCACGGGTGGCGCATGACCATACGGGCCCAGCGCCCCCAGAACGTGTCCATCGGGTCGCCGCCGCCCCCGCCGACCGTGTCTTGCGGGCGCATCCGCCGCGGCAGGGCCAGCTTCTCCACCCGGGTGCCGAGCAGTCCCAGGATCGCCGGCAGGAGTGTGAGACTGACCAGCAGGGAACAGGTCACGACGATGCCGGTGCCCAGGGCGATCTGCTGGAACACGTGGCCGCGGATCACGACCATCGAGCAGAGCGCGACCATCACGATGATGCCCGAGGCCAGGACGGTGCGGCCGGAGGTGTGCAGGGCCTGGCCGACCGCGCCGCTGACGATGCACTTGCGCTCCCTGCGGGTCGAGGCCTCGGGGATGCGGTGGGCCAGTTCCTCGCGGAAGCGGCTGACCACGAAGAGCCCGTAGTCGATGCCCACGCCCACGCCGATCATGCTGGCGATCACCGTCACGAACTGGTCCAGCCCGAAGACCGGGGCCACCAGGGCGAGCACGCCCATGCACAGCAGCACGCCGAGCAGGGCGGTGACGACCGGCAGCAGGGCTGCCACCAGGGTGCCCGAAGCCAGCAGCAGCACCGCCAGAGCCACCGGGATGCCGATCATCTCGGCGCGTTCCTGGTCGTGCAGCTCGACCTCGGACAGGTCTTTGTTCAGTGGTGTGGAGCCCGAGTACAGCGCCTCCACGCCGGTTCCCGAGGCCGCAGCGGACGCCGCCGCACTGATGTCGTCGCTGAGGTCGGCCCGCTCGCTCGCGTCGCCGCGCATGCCGATCAGCGCGACCGCGGTGCGCCCGTCGTCACCGATCCGGCTGATGCCGCCCTCGGTGTACGGGTCGACCACCCCGGTGATGCCGGGAAGGTCCTGAACCCTCGTCAGCACTGTGGCGACCGCGGCCCGGTAGGAGGCGGAACGGGCGCCGGTGCCCGAGGCGGTGAACACCAGCACGCCCTGCTCGTTACCCAGGGCCGGGAAGTGCTCGCCGAGCAGCTCCTGCGCCTGGTCGGACTGGGAACCGGTGATCGTGTAGCTGGGAGTGGACAGTTCGCGCTGCAGCACCGGGTAGAGACAGCCGGCCGCGGTCAGGATGACGGCCCAGATGCCGACGGCGATCCAGCCGTGCCGGGCCACCAGGGCGCCCCAGCGGTTGAGCAGGGACAGGTGCTGGTCGTCGTCGCCGCCCCGTGCTCCGTGGGATCCGTGTCTCATCGGTCCTCGTTCCCGGCCGGCGCCGTCCCGGCTGAGCGGGACGGTTGCCTGATGGCGAGGTGTGTGGCGAGGTTCGTGGGATGCGTTGTGACGGCGGTGCAGGAGGTTGGTCATGACGGTCTCGGGGAGGCGTCGTCGGTCAGCCCGGCGATGGAGGGCGCACACAGGGCGGCGGCCCCGCCACCCACGACGGTCAGGACGGCGATGGCCGTGAGTGCGCCCGACAGGTCGAGAGCATCGGTGAGGGGACCGGACAGGAGGGGACCGATCAGCAGGCCGATGGCATAGGCGATGTTGAAGAGGGCGTAGGCGCCGCCGAGCGCCGGTGGGCTGGCCTTGCCGCCCTGCACGCCGATCAGGGTGGTGGCGGGCGCCGCGATGAAGGCTGTGGCGGCCCCGAGCAGGGCCATGGCCAGGGCGACCGACCAGGTGCTGTCCGCGGCCCCGGCCCACCAGATCGACACCGCGCCGAACAGGACGCCGATGCCGGTCAGGAGCCGGTTGTCGACGGTGGCGACCAGGCCCCCGACGATCGGGTTGAGGGTGGCACCGACCACCACGGTGAGGGCGAAGAGCAGACCGATACGGGTGCTGTCGGCGGCGATGGTGTCGGCCAGGTGGAAGGGCAGCACCGGTTCCAGCGCCGCGATCAGCCCGGCCTGCACGATGATCAGGCCGACGACGGCCAGGGTGCCGGGTACGCGCAGCACGGTGGTGGGGCCGGCCGGGTCGTCGTTCTGCTGGTGCGGCAGTCGCGGGACCAGCATCAGCCGGGCCACGGCGTCGAGCAGGGCCACGACCGCGGCCACCACGAACGGTGCGTGCGTGCCCCAGTGCGTGGCGATGAAACCGCCCAGCGGCGGGCCGGCGAGCACGCCCAGGGCGACCATGCTCATGGCCAGGCCCATCCAGCGGGCGCGGTCGGCCAGCGGCGTGACCATGGCGATGAGGGAGAGCCCGGCGACCCAGGACAGGCCTGCGGCGGCGCCCTGGAAGAGCCGCCCGACCAGCAGCAGCGGGTACGGCCCGCCGACGGCGAACAGCAGGGTGGCGGCGCCGAAGCCGATCAGCCCCAGCAGCAGCGGGGTGCGGGGGCCGTGCCGGTCGACCAGGCGCCCCGCGAACGGGGTGATGAGCAGCAGACTGGCGGCGTAGCTGGCGAACAGGATGCCGGTGCCGGTGGATCCCGCATCTTCCAGGGCGGGCAGCAGTGGCAGGACCGGGATGGCCAGGCCGTAGACCAGCATGTCGACGAACAGGGCCACGCAGACCACGGCGATGGCCGCGCCGCGGTACCGGGCGTGCGGATCCGGTGCTGCGTCTGGTGCTGAGTCTGTTGCTGAGTCTGGTGTTGTGGCAGGTGGTTCCGTGGTGCCGGGCGGTTGCTCGGCGTGGTGCAGCGAAACGGACACCTCTTCCGTACGTGCCGGATCCCCGTCGGTGTTCATCGATCGCGCTCCTTCGGCCCGCCCCTGAAGAGGTCCCCCCTGGACGGGGGCAGGCCTTGCTGGTGAGTTGGTGGTGAGGGCTTATGCGGCGGTGACCGTTCTGAGGAGACGCTCGGCCAGGGCCCGGGACTGGGCGCTGTCGGGCAGGGGCGTCTCGCCGAGGGCGGCGCTGACGGTCACGCCGTAGGTGGTGCTGGCGATGAGGAACACCGCCGTGTCGAGATCGAGGGCCAGGGATTCCTGGGCGCTCAGTTCTTTGAGGGCGTGCCGGATCTGCTCCGACCAGCCGGACAGGGCCACCTGTTTTTCCGGCAGGCCCTCCTGCTCACCGGCCTCCCCGGTGGACTGGGGAGCCACGATGGTCGAGACCACGGCCAGGGTGCGGAACTCCGGATCCTCCCGGAGCGCGTCCAGATAGCCGGCCACGAACGCCACGAGGCGCTCGCGCGGGTCGGTGTCTTCGGCCTGCAACTGCGCGAACGCCGGGGCGGGATGGTCTTGCCAGGCCTGGGCCAGGGCGGCGTGCAGCAGGGCGGTCTTGTCGGTGAAGTGGTGGTGCACCGCCCCCCGGGTGACCCCGGCCTGCTCGGCGACGCCGACGAACGACGTGCCGTTCCACCCCTCGGAGGCGAAACGCTGCAGGGCCGCACGCAGGATCTTCTCCCGGGTGCGAGCAGCTTCCTCCGCCGTGTTCCGCATACATACAGTCTTGCATGTATGTAACGAGGGTGTCCAACGGGCCGTCCGAGTGGGTGAGGGGTGGCCCGGGGTTTTCCGTGGGGAAGAACAACGGCTGGTGCTGGCGCCCGGCCGACACCCGCCCACCTAACCTGGAAATCCACGCACCGCAGACGAAAACGACTGCTGGGGCGAGGAGTACGTCCACCATTTCCGGCTTGGACCGCCCTGGAGGACAGATGACCACAACCGCCCCGGTGATCGGGACCGGAGACGCCTGCCTGACCCGGGTCGGCCCGGGTCTGGTCACCCTCGGCAGCGCCGCCCGCACGCTCGAGGTCAGGGCGGACGACGAGGTGGCGGCCGAACTGCACCGTCTGATCGACCAGGTGCTCCCGCTCTTCGCGTTCCCCTCCGCACCGGGCGAGCTGGATCCCGGCGACCTGGAGCTCTACGACAAGTACCGCGAGCTGATCGAGCGCCTCGACCTGGTGCGCACGCCGCGGGCGGAGGTGCTGGAGCGCATGATCACCCCGGCGCACAGCGGGCTCTATCGCTACCTGGCCCGGCACAGCAGCGCGCCGGACGAGCGCTTCCTGGCCGTCCTCGATCGCCAGGTGGTGCTGCACGGGCCCACGGCCTACGTGCGGCGGCTGTCGCGCATCGTCTCCGAGCAAGGGCTGGCGGTCGAGGTCGGTCTGGACTGGCGCCCGGGTGATCCGCTCCCGCAGCCGGCCCCGGGCGAGAACGGTGTCACCGTGATGGTGGCGATGCAGGGGGGTGCGTCGGTGGCCGACTGGCGGGCGGTCAATCAGGCCCATCAGAACAGTGGACGTCTGTGGGCACCGGTGCTGGTCACGCCGGCGGACGTGCGGCTGGGCCCGTGGACGGCGCCCGGGGAGTCAGCGTGCCCGACCTGCCTGGAACGGGGTGGGGCAACGGATTCCGGATCGCTGGTTCCGGCCTGGTCTGCGGGGTCTGCGGGGTCTGGGGCATCTGGGGGTCGGGTGGGTGCCTCGTCGGTGGGTGCTGCCTCGTCGGTGGGGGCTGCCTGGGCGGCGTGGGCGACCACCCAGGCAGCGATGGTGCACTGGACCGGAGGCGTGCTGGCGCACCTGCTGCTGCGGATCGCCGCCCCGACCGGGCCGAACCACCCGTGGGGCAGCCTTTTCACGCTCGACGCGGACCGGATGCGGCAGGAGTCGGTGCGGGTGTGGCGCGATCCGGCCTGCCCCGACTGCGGTGTCAGCGGCCTGCGCACCCCGGCCTGGCGGGACCTGTGACCGCCGGGGCAGGTGCCGGTGTCGGAGCCGGTGCCAGTGCCGGTGCGGTGACGACGAAGACCGCCATCCTCCTTGTTCGTGATCAGGCAAACTGTTCCCGGGGAAGTGGGGGCACCTCCCGGCCCGCCCAGGGCTGGAGGATTGCATGATCACGAACGAAGGAGTGGAGAGGCGGCCGGCGAACGCGCCGGGCCGCCGCACCAGCTCGACCGCCGTCGACCACGACGCGGTTCTGGCTGGTCTCGGCCTCGCCGCCCGGGTTCTGCCGCCGCCCTGGCCGATGCCCGCCCACGTGCTCGCGCTGGTGGACCGGCGTCATGCGGGGGAGGGCAATGCCCTGCGGGCCGGAGCGGTGCCGATGCGGGACCTGGTCGCCGCCCCTGATCGCGCCGAGGCCGAGATGCTGGCGCTGGAAGCCGGATTCGCTGTCCGCCTGTCCACCCCTCAGGAAACGGCTTTCATCGGAGCGGCGGCGGACGAGGACGGGGCGGTGCTGCGCTCGCTGCTGCGGGCGCTGGAGGTGTTCGCCGTTCCCCGCCACCCCTGGGAGCCGGACGGACTGCGGTCGGTGGTGGTGGGCGTCCTCAAGCATCTGGGGCCCGTGACCTTCTCGGCCGGGCGGGCCGGTGCGGATCTGTTCCAGGTGGTGGCGACCCGCACGGACGGGACCGTCGGCCGTGGGTGGGGTCGGTCACGGGAAGAGGCCGCCTCACGTGCCGTTTCGCGTCTGGTGGAGGTGCTCGCGGGCCGGCCGCAGATCAGCCCGCTCGAGGTGGCCGGTGGTGATCTGCCGATCCGTGACTTCCTGCGGGAGAACGGACGCGCCGCTTCCTGGCGGGTCGTGCACGCGGCGGACGGTCGGGTGGTCGTGCAGACCCGGCTGAGAAAACCCGTGCCGCAGCAACCCTGGTCGGCCCAGGCCCCGCACCAGCTGAATCTGTCCGTCCCGGACGAGCGGGTCCGGATCTCCCGGCTCTATCACGAGAACTCCAAGCTCCACCGGAACTTCCGCGACCTGCCACCGGTCGACCTGGCCACCGTCACCCCCGGGTTGCAGACCGTGGTGGCGCAGGCCGCGCGGGTGGTCGCTCCCGGCACCCCTGAGATACGGCTGCCCCGACGCGACCGGCAGCGCTCGCAGAAGAGTCTCGACCGGGTGCTGCGCAGTCGCCGGTCGTGGGCCGGGATGGACGATGCGTCCATGACTCTCGACGATCTGGGGCATCTGCTGGACAGTGCGATCGGTGTCACCGGCAGCTGCGGCCTGCCCGACTCAAAGGTGCGGATGCCGATGCGTGCCTTCCCGGCCTCCGGCGGGCTGTTCTCCACCGACGTGTACGTCTATGCCCGCCGGATCGAGGGTCTCGCGTCGGGGGTGCACTACTACGAGCCGATGCGGCACAGCCTGCATCACGTGCGGGCCGACTGCGACGACGAGGAGGTGCTGGAGAACATCGGTTACCCGGCCCGGGCCCGGCAGGCGGCCGCGGTGCTGGTGTTCGCCGCCTCGTTCCGCCGTCTGCAGTGGAAGTACTGGGAAAGGGCCTACCGGATGGTCCATCTCGACTGCGGTCACCTGGCCCAGAATCTGATCCTGGTGGCCGGCTCGATGGATCTGGTGGCCCACCCGATGATCGCCTTCACCGACGACTACTTCGACCGTCTCACGGGCGTCAACGGCCAGGACGAGGCCGTCATCCATCTGACCCTGCTCGGCCCGGCGCGGGCCGACAACCCCCGGCCGAAGGAGTGACCATGGTGAAACCGGCTCTGGACGACGAGATCGTGCTCTCCCCGGGGACGCACGTACACGCGGTGGACGACGACAGCGGCTTCCTGGAGGAATCCGGCGGCGTCCGGCGGATCCAGGGCGAGCACCTGGGGGCGGCCGTCAGCGAGGTGCTCGGTGTCCTGACCGTGCCGCGGCGGGTCGGTGAGGTGCTCGACGGCGTGCGCGACCTGTCCCGCGACCAGGCCCTGACCTGGCTGTCGGACCTGCTGGAGGCGGGGTTGGTGCGGCCGGGACAGCCCGTGGCCCGTACCACGGTGCAGGTGTGCGGCGACGAGGCCCTCACCGCCTGCGCCCGGGTGGCCCTGCCCGCGCACGCCCGGGTGGGCGCCGACGACGCCGATCTGGTGCTGGTGATCGCCGATTCGCTGTACGACGCGCGGGCCGAGGCCCTGGCCCGGGACTGCGTGCGGCGGGGCAGCGCGTTCCTGGTGGCCGGCGCCGATCCGGGACGCGGGGCGTTCGTCACCCCGGTGTGGCGGCCGGGCGAGCGGCTGGCCTGCTACGAGTGCGTCCGCACCCGCCTGCACGCGAACGCCCCCACCGGGCGCACCCGCTGGGAGTACCAGCAGAGCCTGTCCGGGGGCGGCGTCAGTTCGGGGCGTGGTCCGGTCGGTGTGGCCGGTGCCCTCGGGGTGGCTGCGGTACTGGCCGGGGTGCGGGCGGCAGCCTGGCTGAACGATACCGACGGGCCGCAGGACGACCTGATCTGGATCGGTGACGACCTGACCGCCGGACACCGGCCGGTGTTGCCCGTCCCGACCTGTGCCTGGTGCGATCAGCAACAGGTGGGGCTGGATCGGGTCGAGCCGACCGGGCTGCTCGCGGCGGTGGACGACGTGGCGGGCATCGTGCACTCGGCCACGGTGCGCCTGGCCGAGTCCGGGCCGCGCGTGCATCTGGGTGGCAGCGTGGCGGCGGACAACAGCCTGGTGCGGCCCTCGTTGCGGGTCACCCTGAACGGGGGCGCCGGATTCACCCGCAGCGCGGCATTGCTCTCCACGGCCGGGGAGAGTGTGGAACGGTACGCGGCCGGCATCTGGCGCCGCGAGGACCTGCTGGTCGCCCGGCACGACGATCTGGTCGAACCTGCCGTTCACCCAGGGGAATTCGCGCTCTACTCCCCGGAACAGTACGCCGACCCGGCCTTTCCCTACCGGCCCTTCACCGCCGCGGACGTGGTGCGCTGGACGCGGGCCCGCCGGCTGCGGGACGGGGCGGCGGTCTGGGTGCCCGCCTCGACCGTGTACCTGCCCTACCGCAGGGTGCGGGAGGAGGACGAGTTCGCGCCGTCGATCTCCACCGGTCTGGCCGCGGGCCCGGGGCACACCGCGGCAGTGCTGTCCGGCCTGCAGGAGGTGATCGAGCGCGACGCCCTGGCGATCTCCTGGCTGCACCGGCTGCCGCCCCGCCCGGTGTCTCCCGAGGTCGTGGCCGCCTCACCCCGGGTGGCCGAGCAACTGGCCCTGGGCACCTCGTGGACGGTCGACTTCCACGACCTGTCCCTGGATCTGGACCTGCCGGTGGTGGCCGCGGTGATGCGCTACCGGCGGGACCGGGAAGACGTGCTGTCGTTCGGCAGTGCCTGCCGCGGCGACCTGGCCGGGGCCGTGGAGAAAGCGTTCCTGGAGGCGGCGCAGGGGCTCACCTACGTGCGGCGGCTGCTGCGCACCTTCGCGGACTGGCAGGCGGCCCCGGACTTCTCCGACGTCGACGAGTTCAACAAGCACGCCATTCTTTACACCAAGTACCCGCACCTGCGGGAGCGGGCCGGCTATCTGCTGCACGGGCCCCTCACGCGTCGTCCCGCCCGGCTTCCCACCCGACGTCCCGACCCGGCACCGGACAGCGACCAGGCGCTGCTGGACTCGGCCGTGCGGCAGCTGTCGGAGGCCGGTCACGAGGTCTACGTGGTGGACCTGACCACCCCCGACGTGGCGGCCCTGGGCGTGAGCGTGGTGCGGGTGCTCGTGCCGGGCCTGCAGCACCTGTCCGGCAGTCACGCCCTGCGGTTCCTCGGTGGTCGCCGGCTGAAGGAGATGCCTCTGCGACTGGCCCGTTCCGAGGGACACGAGCCGTCAAGCAGTCAACCGGACAACCCTTTTCCCCACCCCCTACCGTGATCATCTGGAGGAACCATGACCTATCTGGCGCCCCGGCAGGTGGTCGACACCGTGTTCGGCCGGGAGTTCGACGACACCGACGACCTGTCCGAGGCCTTCGCCCGCAACGTCACCAGCGAGCTGCTGGCCGGCACCACCACCGAGATCGGTTTCCGGGCCGAGGTGATCGGTGACAGCGGGCTGAAGGTGATCGTCCGCAGCACCACCCAGGGCCTACAGGGCGAGGCCACGATCAGCCACCGCTTCTACTTCATCGACCGCGAGGAGATCCGCACCCGCCTGCACCAGGTCTCGCCGGAGCACCCCGAGGCCGAGACCGAACTACTGGTGCTGCTGCCCGACGGTGTGGACCGGGACTACTTCCACGCCGCGGTGCACGACTCCCACGACCGGCTGCTGGCCGTGCAGGCCGTGGTCTACGATCGGCAGGGCCGCAACACCCGGTACCCGTTCCGCCCTGCCCTCGTCTCGGACATCCGTGCGGTGCGGGCCGAAACCAGCGTCGTTTCCTCCGGAACCGGCTCGCCGGAGGCCCGTTTCACGCTCGATGTGGAACCGCAGGAGCGCGACCGGGAGATCGCCGTGCTCTGGGAGTCGATGGGGCTGATCCTGCGCTACCCGGTCGCGCTCGTCGCCGGGCAGACCCAGGTGTCGGTCGGGGTGTCGCTCGGGCCGGACGGTCCGCTGGCCACCGGTGACTGGGTGCTCATCGCGGTCGACGAGAACGAGGGCTTCATCACCCAGGCCCTGTTCGTGATGAGCCCGGCGGCCTCGCATGTGCCCGGCTGACCTTCGGCTGATCCGGGGCCGGGCCCGGCCCGGTCCGGTGGCCCTGAACCTGCGTCTGCCGGTCGGCAGCGGGTCCGAGGAGCCGGCCGCCGAAGGACTCGTCCACCTGCTCGAGCATCTGGTCGTCGGCTCGGTGCCCACCCGTTTCCGGTCTCGGGTGCGAGCCGCGACCGGAAGGGATGTCACGGTTTTCGAGCTCTCCGCGAGCCCGGACGAGGCGGCTCAGGCCGCTCGCGGGTTACTGGCCGCCGTGCGGTACCCGGTGCTCGGTGAGGTGGCCGTGGCCCGGGAGAAACCGGCGGTGGAGCAGGAGACCCGAGAGCGGCACGCGTCCACCGGCTGGCGCTTGCAGCAGCGGTTCCTGGCGGCGTGGTGGGCCGGTACCGGGTGGGCCCACAGCACGCTCGGTGACCCGGCTGTTCTTCGTGAGACTCGTTACGGGGCAATTGATGTGGTTCATCGACAGTGGATCTCGGCTCCGGGAGCGGTACTCGCGGTGGCCGGTCCGGAGGAGGGGATCAGGGCTGTGCGGAGGGCGGCCTACGAGAGTGCCGGGGCCCGGGATCCTGGAATTCGGGTCGCGGGAGCGGGCCGCTCCGGTCGGGCGCCCGCGCTTGATGAGGACGGTGTGGTTGGGGTAGGCGATGCGGTGCGGGTGGACGATGCGGTGCGGGTAAGCGGTGCGGTGCGGGTAGGCGGTGCGGTGCGGGGGGACGATGTGGTTCGGGTGGACGGGATCGTGCACCGGAGCGATCCGGTGCCGGGGAGAAACTCCCTGGGATCGGAATGGCCTGTACCGATGGGCCTTTTCACCACGTCTTGGACCGATCTGCCCAGCGGTCAGGTGATGGCGGGTGTCGGGCTGGCTGACGAGGTCACCGGGCCCGCCACTGAGACCGCCCGCGACCTGGCCCAGATTCTGCTGGAGGACGCCGGTGGTCCCCACCTCACCACCCACCGGCTGGGTGGGGTGCGGGCTTCCTGGGTGGTCCGGCCCGAACCCGGCCTCCGGCGAGCCGGCGGGCGGCAGCAGAAGGAGGCGGTCGGGGAACACGTTCCGGGGTCGAGGGCTGCGTCGAGGTCTGGAGTGGTGTCGGGAGCTGGAGGGGTGTCGAGGTCTGGAGGGGCGTCGGGAGCTGGAGGGGTGCCGGGATTTGAGGTGGCGTGGGGTTCTGGGGTGGTGTCGGGCTCTGGGTCGGCTTGGGGTTCTGGAGTGACGCGGGGTTCTGGAGTGGTGCGGGGTTCTGGAGTGGTGCCGGGATCTGGGCCGGCGTCGGGTTCCGGTCCTGAGCGGGCATCAGGGCCTGCCGCACCGTCCGCTCTCCTCCAGGATCTCGGCCTGGCTCTGCGGCGGGCCGATGCGCTGCTGGCCCGGAGCCCGGAGCGGCTGGATCAGGCCCGGGTCCGGCATCTGCGCCGCATTGAGCCCGCCACTGCGGACGCCGCCTGGATCGCTGATCCCACGATGATCGGAGCCGGGGTTCCCGATCGGCGCGCGCTGGCCCTGGGGGTCACCGAGGTGGCGGTGCGGGCCCAGTTGCTGCGCTGGCTGAGGCGATGTGAGACACGGTGAGGTTCTGGTGGACGGCGGTTCTCGGCCTCGGATGGGTCTGGGAAGCCCGGTGTCGTCGCGGTGGGCCGGCTCCGGCCGCGGTGTGGCGACCACTGCGACCGGTGCTGCGACCGGCCTTGCGACCGGCCTTGCGACCGGCCTTGCGACCGGCCTTGCGACCGGCCTTGCGACTGCGGCCGGCGTGTCGGTGGGGTCGGCTCGGTGGCCAGTGGGTGGTGATGTGTCATGGATGAGTGTGTCCGGGCCGTCCACGTGCCCGGAGCAGCGGTCGGGGCCGTCGTGCTCGCTCTGCGGGCGGCAGATCTGCCGCCCGCGGTGATGCCGGTCGCGGTGGGCGCCGCACCGCACTGGGCCCGGATGGTCGCGCGGCTGCTGCGGGGCACCGGGTCGGTGTGCTCGGCCCTGGTGACCCCCGACCTGATCGGGGTGAAGGTGCAGTTCCTGCCGGATCGGGCGCAGCCGGTGCGGGACGCGCTCGCGGTCATGCCGCGCCCGGGCCTGCGTGGACACTGGGCGGTCGCGGTGGGCGAGCTGATCCCGGTCGCGGGCGAATGGACCCTGCCCGACCCGCACCGAGCCCCGCACCGAGCCCCGCACCGAGCCCCTCGTCGGGCCGCTCAGCAGGAGCCGGTGGCCCTGTTGCGGGCCCGCATCTTCCCACCCGGGCACCGGTACGCCGGGGCGGAGGGATCGTCGGAGGACCGGCCGGATTCCCGGGAGCTGCGGACCCTGGACGATGCCGCGGGCCGCGCCCGTCTGCTGATGGTGGAGGCCGGGCCGCAGGTGCCCGCACCGGACGTCGTTGCCTCCAGACCGTCGGTTCCTTCATTCGCCGCTCCGTCGCACGTCGCCCACGGTGTTCCGGTACGGCTGACAGGTCCGGAGCGGGTGCCGGTGGTGTCAGGGCCGGGCTGGTACCTGCTGGGGTTGCCCGGGGTGGCACTGGCCGATCGCCGGAAGACCGCTCTGCACTTGGCCTGTGACGTTCTGGGGGGTCCGGGCGGGGTGCTGGCCCGGCGGCTGGGGGCCGGCACGACCTACTCGCTGTCGTTGTTCAGCCGGGAACTGGCCGACGCCGGGTATCTCACCGTCATGGTCTGCGCGGCGCCGGAACGTCTGGCCGGGGTCCGGGCCGGGGTGCGGGAGGTGTTGCGCGACGTGGAG encodes:
- a CDS encoding TetR/AcrR family transcriptional regulator, which translates into the protein MRNTAEEAARTREKILRAALQRFASEGWNGTSFVGVAEQAGVTRGAVHHHFTDKTALLHAALAQAWQDHPAPAFAQLQAEDTDPRERLVAFVAGYLDALREDPEFRTLAVVSTIVAPQSTGEAGEQEGLPEKQVALSGWSEQIRHALKELSAQESLALDLDTAVFLIASTTYGVTVSAALGETPLPDSAQSRALAERLLRTVTAA
- a CDS encoding response regulator transcription factor gives rise to the protein MRQGGVEIVPCADMGEFPALVADPDMGWLLFAAGLDDHHIEQTLWRAQAARSDIEIGLLGARHDRRRAERWIRRGCAVYLELETSPRRVIEAMDLVHRLRVRVIDSIFHEGQHTGLSLPRVGLTRRERDVLQLLDHGHRNSEIAGFLHISENTVEYHIRHILQKLGVRNRMEACRQATVLGLI
- a CDS encoding MMPL family transporter; the protein is MRHGSHGARGGDDDQHLSLLNRWGALVARHGWIAVGIWAVILTAAGCLYPVLQRELSTPSYTITGSQSDQAQELLGEHFPALGNEQGVLVFTASGTGARSASYRAAVATVLTRVQDLPGITGVVDPYTEGGISRIGDDGRTAVALIGMRGDASERADLSDDISAAASAAASGTGVEALYSGSTPLNKDLSEVELHDQERAEMIGIPVALAVLLLASGTLVAALLPVVTALLGVLLCMGVLALVAPVFGLDQFVTVIASMIGVGVGIDYGLFVVSRFREELAHRIPEASTRRERKCIVSGAVGQALHTSGRTVLASGIIVMVALCSMVVIRGHVFQQIALGTGIVVTCSLLVSLTLLPAILGLLGTRVEKLALPRRMRPQDTVGGGGGDPMDTFWGRWARMVMRHPWLFAGTSIVLLVVMALPLGGIKLGLDLGLNALGKTDSGRAQQIVAATFTPGAVAPVQIVIDAGPGGITTADLNAVASLGDSLRANASVAEIVSPTEALDQAAGRHDAPALRAAARDAALRTDLGQLVDLDTGGRHLLLTVVADVPIDSVGAMQLVRDLRDDILPRALAGTGATFLVGGLTAQYVDLSDETTAKLPLVISIVLGLSFLYLLVVFRSILLPLKAAVMNLLATCAALGLTVFVFQEGHGESLLGFSNVGTLQAYLPVTLFALLFGLSMDYEVFLVGRMKEEWDRSHDHVVTVATALSHTGRQITAAAAIMMVVFGSFLVADVLELKQMGFALAVAVTLDATVIRMVLVPAVMTLAGRWNWWLPGPLDRAIPKVHLE
- a CDS encoding SagB/ThcOx family dehydrogenase — its product is MITNEGVERRPANAPGRRTSSTAVDHDAVLAGLGLAARVLPPPWPMPAHVLALVDRRHAGEGNALRAGAVPMRDLVAAPDRAEAEMLALEAGFAVRLSTPQETAFIGAAADEDGAVLRSLLRALEVFAVPRHPWEPDGLRSVVVGVLKHLGPVTFSAGRAGADLFQVVATRTDGTVGRGWGRSREEAASRAVSRLVEVLAGRPQISPLEVAGGDLPIRDFLRENGRAASWRVVHAADGRVVVQTRLRKPVPQQPWSAQAPHQLNLSVPDERVRISRLYHENSKLHRNFRDLPPVDLATVTPGLQTVVAQAARVVAPGTPEIRLPRRDRQRSQKSLDRVLRSRRSWAGMDDASMTLDDLGHLLDSAIGVTGSCGLPDSKVRMPMRAFPASGGLFSTDVYVYARRIEGLASGVHYYEPMRHSLHHVRADCDDEEVLENIGYPARARQAAAVLVFAASFRRLQWKYWERAYRMVHLDCGHLAQNLILVAGSMDLVAHPMIAFTDDYFDRLTGVNGQDEAVIHLTLLGPARADNPRPKE
- a CDS encoding MFS transporter, giving the protein MNTDGDPARTEEVSVSLHHAEQPPGTTEPPATTPDSATDSAPDAAPDPHARYRGAAIAVVCVALFVDMLVYGLAIPVLPLLPALEDAGSTGTGILFASYAASLLLITPFAGRLVDRHGPRTPLLLGLIGFGAATLLFAVGGPYPLLLVGRLFQGAAAGLSWVAGLSLIAMVTPLADRARWMGLAMSMVALGVLAGPPLGGFIATHWGTHAPFVVAAVVALLDAVARLMLVPRLPHQQNDDPAGPTTVLRVPGTLAVVGLIIVQAGLIAALEPVLPFHLADTIAADSTRIGLLFALTVVVGATLNPIVGGLVATVDNRLLTGIGVLFGAVSIWWAGAADSTWSVALAMALLGAATAFIAAPATTLIGVQGGKASPPALGGAYALFNIAYAIGLLIGPLLSGPLTDALDLSGALTAIAVLTVVGGGAAALCAPSIAGLTDDASPRPS